A stretch of DNA from Coccidioides posadasii str. Silveira chromosome 1, complete sequence:
TGATGGTTTCGTACTGCGCTGGGAGGATATGTCCAACTAATCCCCAATGTATGCACAGGGAGTGCCGGCCACCGTTGCTATGAGAGCGATATGGTTCCGGGGAAATATTTACATGCGGGAGTTTTTATGAACAAAATGCAGACTTTTGGCTTTTTAGCCTTGGTTTAGGCCCACGGCTCTAAGCAAAAGTGAACCGCAGAAACGGAAGAAATTATGGGATTGAGTGGGTGCGGATACCCACGGTGAAGTTGTACGAGAAGCACCGCTGAGCGAAATAAAGCCTGGTTTCACAGGTGAAACTGACGGGTCTTGATCTCTCTTCGAGGAATATCCACATTGAGGTCTCCAGGTATTGTTCTTGTAGGACTCTGGCCTGTCTGAGTCACAACCACCAGCTCTGGGATTCTGCGGCTGGTTGAGGACCCCGTTCGTCCCGTCATCGCCACGGGCCAGCAATAACTAGTTGCCGTGATCGGGGACAATGGGCCAGCCGCTCGAATTAGACAAGTTTCGTGGATTTGGCCAATCAGAGCATGTGTTCCGGGTAAAATGCCGATTCGCCGTGACCGCTGTCATCGCTGGTGTGATGTCACGGCAGAGTATTACTCGTGGTTGTGTTTCCAGGATGCTCTTTTGAGGTCGCTCTTAATATGCATCAAAGTCCAATTGCTCCAGCACACATACCGCATAGCATAGCCTCGGATTCATATGCTTTTGACCTCTGCGCTGGTACCTTGAAAGTTGCAAGCCGTCAGGCGATATTTTCTCGACACGACAGCATTCTCTCACGGACCAGACATCCCAGACCCAAATCCCCCTAGTTATATATTTAGTCGCAGCGTTTAGAGTCGAAAAACTACTCCCGTATGGCAGACAGAAAGCAGCCCGGCGAACACTCGGTGTCCTTTTCAGGCCTAGTTAGGGCTTAGGGCTAGGGCCCCTCCGTTATCGGGCCTGGAACGGCATTAGCCTGTTTAGGGTTAGCGCCGGTAGCGGCAATCCCTGGGATGTCCGCGTCTAGCCGCCGCCGGCCGGGTCAGGTGGTCCTTATCTTATCGCCGCCATCGCCGACGATCACTCGGCCTGAACTATCCGCTGGGGAGTCGGAGCTGAGGGCGAGACGCGACGAAAGCACCCAGAACCGCATCCGGAGCGGGCCGAACTCCAGTCACGCCCGTGTTGCCAATCTTGGTGTTGTCCAGAATATTTTTTACAAATTGAcggcccaaaaaaaaagaaataaatacGCCGTTGGAGTGGAGAGGATCTTTACGTAACTGACCGATACTGCATGCCCACCTCCAGGATGCATCAAGGCACAAGGGAACCACCGGATAATGCATATATGCCGTCTCGCCTCTATTCCGAGCCACTCGCTTGATGCAGCGAACTGTATGTGTGTATGCACATAGAACCACTGGTTAGAGTAACAAGCAGCCAGCTTGGTAACCAAACACGCCCATGCAAAGGAAGCAAACCCCCACAAGCTCGTCCTCCATCCACTCCAGTCAATGCCTTACTTCGTTTCTTCGCTGCAGAACGGGTCGACGGACGGGTCCTCGTTCCGCACATATTCCAAATAATGAGACAGCACATCCACCTTCTCCTTGCCGTAAAGATGTTCAACGAAGGCCAGCATCCCATCTATCCCCGCACTAATGCCCGAGGTGGTCCAGATATTCCCGTCAACAACCCAGCGCGCCCTTTCGACCCAATTAACCTTGGGGTAAGCAGCCGCGACCTCGCCAAAAGCAATCTTGTTGGAGGTCGCCTTTCTCCCTTCCAGGATGCCCGCGTGGGCTGGGATCTTGGAGCCGGTGCAGATCGTGAAGAGGTACTGCAATCCCGGATACAAGTCTCGAGTGAGCTTGGAGACTGGCTCGAGCACTCTCGGGTCTCGATTCCCCGTGCCACCCGGGATGATGAGGACGTCAATGTTTTCTGGCGGGTTGGCGTAGGTGTGCGTAGGGACCACACTCTGGAAGAATGCCGGGTTGAATATCAAACCCTGCCGGGGCAGAGCATTGATGCTGACGGGGTCCAAGCTTGGGCCGATGATGGAGAGCTTAATTGGCTTGTCTCTCCCGAGTACATTGAGGACGTCAAGGGGTCCAAAGGCGTCTAGAGCTTGGAAACCCGGGTAGAGGATTATGGCGTAGTGGACTGGGAGTTTGTCTAGAGAAGAAGTTAGTCCCCATTGCCGCAGTCTCAGAGAGGAGGCAGGTATACCAGAAGGGTTCCCCGTACCTGATATGTTGTCCATGGCGCTGGCTGCGAGATAGAGAGAATGATTATCAGCAGTtatttaactagttagttactACAAGTAATGACCGAGAAAGATAGCGATTTATGAGATGAGAGGGAATGTTCCAACCAGAGGAATGCAACCACCAGTGAAGAAAAGGGAATGGCTTTCAAAGAGGGAGCCAGACAGGATGATATACTATCGATATCTCAATATTTGCTATGCATCCATTCTTTCAATTCCATAAATACATGCATAGAGCTGGCCGGGTTCTCTCTGTAGCTATGTATTATGTATTAAAGGACGACGGGCCCAGACTTCTCAGTGTACACACGTGCACGGCGAATTTCCCAAGGGTCAAAGCACTGAGGAACGGGGGGGGAATCAAAGATCGACTCACCTCGAAGGTCTTTGGAGCCAccaaacaagaaaagaaagtaaaaacGATGATGCTATCCGAATTTGAACTATTTACGACAGTAGATTGTTCCGGACGAACTCCTGGAAGATAAAAGACTCATCGTCCGTGGCGTCAACGCCCTTCAGCACGAACTAGCGAGCCAAAACTCAACGAGGTGTTTACCATTCACTAGCTCGGTTCAAAGCCTCGTCGCCCGACTTGTGCCTCACACCAACAGTGACCACTTAAACGTCGCAGGAGAAATCGACACGAGATTCCCCCACCTTTGCTCGAGGCACGACAATGGAGAATCTTCCCGAAAAGCCGTCGTTGCTTCGGCTACCATACTCTGTCCGGCGAGAGATCTACAGCCTGCTCGGAGTGGTGGGCGTTGATACCAGGTTGATGGCACTTGGCCACAAAGTGCACCGGCCCTGGGCTGGTCAGTGGTGCTCTCTAAACCGCAGCTTTTGCGTTGCGAGATTTCGCTGCGCTGGCTATTGTTACCATATGCAAAACCAGTTGTTTTATGTCTCTCGCGACGTGTCTGCGGATGCTTTGCACGCGTTCTACTCTGAGAATAAATTCGCGGTTTCGAGCGAGAAACCCCTTGTTTTCAAGGTCGTGGGCGGGAATGCGTTGTCAGCCCTGCGTCGACTTACGTTGCAGCTGAATCTCCGCCCCACGCGATGCCCTTGTGGCCGAACCTGCGATGATGCACCGCTGAATCGGATGTTCGATGAGAAGATGCCGCTCCAAGAGCTGGCGCCTTGTCTCAATTTGGTTGTCCAAGAGTGGCGGGATACTCTATATCACCTCGGAGCCCACATAGCGGCTGGCAAACTGAACCTACAAATCAATTTCGCCCCTCAATGCTTTTATCCTGCTGTTGTGCTTCAGTCATTAAGGCTGTCTTTAGCGCCCTTGCTGGAATTCCCACGTCTGAAGAACTGCTTAATTTCCCTGCCCAACGCGGACCGGCGGCTTCAGCCGTGGGTAAAGCGTCTGGTTCTCATGACTACAGGGCAACTTGATGATATAGACCCCCCTTTCCCTTTCGCCAAACTCCCTCCAGAGCTTCAGCTGAAAGTTTTGGAGCATGCGGGGCTCATTTCGGATACCACTCTGGTAGTATCATCAAATGGTTTCATTCCCCGGCTCTGCTGGGGCGGTGCTTGCTTCTCGAGGGACGATTTTTTCTCCTGTTGTTCCCTGACAAGCAGCTATTATGTAAATTGCGATCCCTGCTGGGTGCTCCCCAAGGAGCTATTCGATGTCAACCGGCGGATAAGAGCGCTATCTAGATATATTTTCGTCTCTCAGAACCGCTTCATCATCAGTCCGCTCATCGTACCCGAACTAAAGCCCGGTTGGAGCCCCATGTGCTTATCCATAGACGACCTTCCACATCTCAGATTCCTCACTCTCGAGTTCACTGGCATCGACGGAAATACCCATCTACCTGGCCAACCCAACACTCTTGCCTGGGAACGCTTCGTCGACTCGGCGGTAAACAAACTTACACTACCAGCACTGACTTTGATGGTCAGGATGTTCCATGAGGACCTTGATTATCTGCCAAATGGCGTCATCTACGATGATGATGCTCAGATGGTAGCTGCATACAAAGCTGCGTGTCAGCGCATCTTCGACCCGCTGGCACATGCATTGAAGGGCCAGGAGCATGGTCTTAAGAGGCTCTTTGTTGCTATCTCCTCGCCGATCGAAAACCTCAAGGTTAGTGGCGTCCGTGATTATGAACGGGTCCTGGAACGGTCGGTCATGGGCGTAGACTACGATAGTCATGCTCTGGGTTGGGATGTGCTGAGACGGAGGGTAATCTGACTTTTTCTTTActcccctttttcttttctttttttttttcgggaCTTAGTTATGTGACTTGAGTAAGTGTTCTGCGAAATATGCCAACTTTGCGGGTTGCAATTCTGACTCAGTCAACAACGAAGTATGGGGCATTCATTATTTCCTGGTTCAAATTGAGAGCGGACATATCTTCACCAAGGAGTGAGAAGTTGATAAATACACCTGGATAAACAAGATCCCAAACATATATCCATCATTGAATTTATATCTCAAACAGGCCTATAAAAGTGCCATATTCAATCCAAAGATGTATTGAGGAACGATATCTAGACTGCAGTGTTTCTTCTCAAAATGGTGATCGTTCTTCTTGCACGCTAATTGACCATTCTTCATGAACAAACTACAGCTGGGGCAAAGACAGATGGCTTCCAGATACCCTTCTTTTTCAGGATGCACAGACATATTACTCTCAAGAGTAAGAGAATAAGTCTGACTGGTGGAGGATCAGTACCAAATAAGCATATTCACATAAATTCAACGGGAGGcaaccctctctctctcacagcATCATTAACATCTCTGCGCACTTTCTGGAGAGCAGTCTTCCAAGCTTCTAGCGACTGGTGTTGGTCAACCGACCCAAAATCTACTACTTCATTTTTGTCTTTCTCATCGTCCCCGGCACTATCCAACAACCAAGCCAACCATTGTGCCACAGCAACAGCCTTCGACACGTCTCTTTCCTCAAGAATAACACGCTTCAAATACTTGGTAAGGGCATCCACATCTTCCTCAAAGGGTCCCTCTCGCTTGAATAACTCGTACCACTCGCTTAGTGCTTCACGCAGCTCTGGTAGTGAAGAAAGCTTTTTTGAAGTAAATGTCGGCTTTGGCGGCCGGGGTGCGAATTCGAGGAGCTTTTGCTCTGGAGGGCGGTCTGTAGGCTTACTTAACGGTTTGCGAACTGTAGGTAAATTGAGTCCGGATCGCTTCTGGAGACGTGATCGTTTGTGTTCCTCGATGACTTCGCGACGGATGTCTTCTGGTAAGGCTAAGAGAAACTCTTCGGAAATATCATCTGCACATTCTTCAACAACCGATGATGTGCTTGGATTTTCATCTGCTGGAGCTGTAGACGAGGACGGTCGAGAAACGATGAAGCTTGATTGAGTCAGAGTAGACTTGGCATTAGATTTACTGGCAACCTGCCGGCCACGAGTGCGGCCAGCACGGGGCTTGGTAGGAGTAAGCTTTGTCTTTGGCCGTATGTTACTATTTGCTTCGGGGGATGCATCGCATGGAAGCGATGGGAGGGATTGCTGATAATAAGCCAGTATTTCCGCTCGTAAATCTTCGGGCAGGGCATCTAAAGTTTCCGGGTCCACCTGCGACTGAGGAGGCAGTGCAAAAGGTGCCTGGGGTTTCAGGGGGCGTTTGGCAAGAGTTATTGGTGTTTGCTGCTGTTTGCTCATAGAGACAAATTTGGACCGAATATCTCCAGGAAGCTCAGAAAGCACTTGAGAATTAGCTTGTGAAGGCATAATAAACTGAGTTCCAGTGATATTCATCGGTCTTTGTGATCCATCGTTAAGTTCTGGCGCAGTTTGGACGGATACATAAGACTCCGTTTTACTCGGGATGGGTATTTCGTCCAAATCCTGGGAGGGCCTTCGTTTTTGAGGACTACAAGGGGCGAAGTTGAGCTGACGCTGGCTGCTGTGTATCCCACCAGAAGGATCATGTTTGATGGACTCCAATTTCGTCATTTGTACTCCAAGTCCTCTCAGATTGCCGGGGGAAAAGTTGAAGCTCCTGAGGATTGAAACGGCTTCCTTACCAAGTACCTCACTGGAATTGGTTGCTACACCTAGCAAAACGCTTTTGTTGAACATATCACACTTGCCGTGTCCGAGGTGCTTCGGAGGACCCAGGGGTGCATCAAGAGCTCGTCGCATAATCCTCATCGTCAGCTGCTTCCCTTTTACCCCGTTCTCCATAAGTCGTCGATGCAACTCATCACACAAGCTTTGCACGAATTCTTCTACCTGCGCTTGCGTGACGAAGCGAATTCCCCAGTTTATTTCTGCGGATACAGATTTTCTGGGTGCGACGTCTCCAACATCTGCGTTATCAATGCCGCGAGCATAGTCCCATAGTTTGGCTCCAGTTTTTGGACCGAGACTCGAGGTAAGCCTCTCCCTAGAAAGCTCGCGGATATCTTTAACAAACTTCACCCCAAGCTCCTCGAGTTTAGCTCCTAAGCTACACGCTACCCCGGGAAGCTGCTGCACCGTAAGTTCCCCGATAAACTCAAGAACCGCTTCTGGCTTCAGCTGGAACTGACCAGCTGGTTTGGCTTCCCGCAATGCCAATTTGGCCTGCAGAATATTTCCTCCAATGCCTACGGACACATCGCATCCAGTCTTCTGTTTAACTGAATCCCGTAAAGTTTGGGCAATTTCATCAGCTTTTGCCTGCTCTTTCCAGATAGAGCCTTCCGATATACCTTTGCCTCCAGAACCCCCGGCCTCAAGGCAGAGCTTAGTGATATCGACAAGAGCTTCATCAATACTGACGCTTTGTACGATGCCGTCAATATCAAGTATTGCCTCGTAAAATTTCCTACTCGCGTCTTCGTAGGCGGCAAAATCGTAAGGAAGAACTTTAAGATCGGGACACATCTGCAAGGCTCCCTGCATCCACATTCCGTTTTGTATACCGAATGCCCGCGCGGGATAGTTGCAACTCGCAATCTCAGACCCTGCTCCTGTACCGTGGGCGATGGCCACAGGCTTATCCGCAAGCTCGGGGTGCTTGCGAATGGAAACAGCGGCAAAGAAACTATCGAAATCGACATGAAGTACGTACCGTCGTGATCCCTGAACGTGTTTTTTGGGTGTCCGAAGGGATGAAACTTTAGCAAGGGTCGCCTCTTGGAGCTTTGCTTTCAACTCGGCTTTCCAGGTAGAAAGGTGGTGAAGACGCGACTCTCGATAATACTGCCGAATAAAATCGGGATTAACGCCGCTTGAATCACGCATATGTGGATTTGAGAGTAACTGTGCGTTATACTCTTCAGGAGTCATGTTATCTTTGGTCTTCTCCAAAGGTTCTTGTCGCGGTTCGTCCGTGTCTTCCAGGTGAACTGCTACCTCGGCATCATCTGAAGTCGTCCTATTCTCTACTGGAATAGAATCGTCAAATCCCTGCCCTTGTTGCGCTATATTAGTAGAGGCCTTAGTCCTAAATACACTGTCACCAACATCTCCTACAGTTTTGGGTGAAGGCGTAGGAATTGTACTATTCTCGAACCCCTTGGCGTCGGGATAGCGTGGGGCAAGACGTGCTGTATACCAGCTGGATTCTGTTTGATCCCGATAACTGGACGACTGTGTCCTGGTCTGGCTCACGATCTGGCCATTGTCGCTAAACTTGAGCACCTTCTGAGACGCTCCCTCGTCCACAACCCTAAACGAATTCCAGGGAAGAAGTCGGCCAGCATTTATACTTTCCAGAACCCACGCTGGTTTTACGACACGATATTTCCGGAATTCTTCGCGCTTTTTGGGTGTCAAGGAACTTGCGATGATATGGGTAGCCGCCGTCTTCGAGTCAAGGTACTGGAGGAAAGCTCCACCGTGGCTAACGATAAGGCGATGAAGATCATTTAGGGACGGTTGTGTGTAGCCATTTACATGTGCAACCACACCTTGAAAGATCGGAGGGTTGTTCGGGGAACTCGATCGTATCTCAGCGTCCAAGTTCTGCAATTTCAACTTTTTGCGACgaaagtattctccaaaTCCGCCGAAACTTGAAGCTCCGTACTCCTCgccttcttcatcttcaaacaCGTCTGCAGAAATGTCAGCCAATTAGCCGGTTTATATCAATATCTCGGCGGCCCTTACGGTTCTCAATCCTCTTCCGAACTGCGTTGGATCCTGATTCCAATCGAGAGCCCATGGTGGGGCCAAGAACGCGCAAGAAACATAACCAGACCACCAACAGAAACAAAAGATCAAGAGAGCAACGCAGCCCTTCGTCGTCCTCTCATCATCACAAGCGGAGAGATGCGCCTTTTGGTCTCAAGTCTACAACCTTTGTCGTCGACTTGGCCGAGCCCCGTGGCGAGTGTGGCCGTTGTCTCTTACATAAACCGCAGCCACGCGACTGGTCGACGCGACCAGCAAGCGCAGTCATGTGACTCTGATGTATCACGTGGGAGCTAATCGCGGCTCTGCACAAGTGGGTCCTGAACTAGTGCCGAAGTAGACTAGTCTTGTGGGCGGATCCACAGCGGGTCTTCAGATTCTGTTTACTTCGaattttcatttttcatcctttttttttttttttttttttttttccctcctctcCCTTTTTCAGCTGCAGCTCGAATCTTTTCCTGCTCTTCAGCCACCTTCATTTCCAGCAGGATAACCGCCTGGTCACTCGCTCAATTGCCCCAGTAGAGAATAGTCATCCCACGGTTCATCCATAGACGGCCCGTTAAATTCTGCGATCATGTCTGGAACTCAGCCTGTCGCGTTGTACGCGGCGAAGGTCCCGCCTGGTGGTATCCTCGTTCCCGCGGTGCCCAATGCTTCAGCAATGGTATATCTTTTAGGTCTCTTTCTGGAAAACTGTGGGCATATTGAAATACTAATTTGAAATGAGCAGTTTCGTGTTACTATGGCGGCAATCGACCCCGATGCTTTGCCAGAGCTCGAGGACGAAGCTAGCGCACATAAGCCACCACGAGCGACATTGAAGATTGTTCGACCTCCTCCAGGATTGGATCTAgacgatgatgaagatgatgaggaCTACTCCGATattgaggatgatgatgcgTCTTCCGACGACGAGGCGAATGGTGGGCCAAGTGATCCTACCAAGGCAAAGCTGGCCAAGCAGGCTGCCAAGCTCAAAGAAATGGAAGGTGCGATGGATGAGGACGAAGATGACTCCGATGGAGATGATATCGATCTCAAGGCCGCTATCTCTAAGCTGATCAAGGGAAAAGGCAAGGTCACTGATGATTCTGGCAGTGAGGGATCTGATGACTTGGAATTGGAAGAAGTGGTCGTTTGCACATTGGACCCTGAGAAGGTAAGCTTTAATCTCATCTACCAATCTGCTATTTTATCATGTATTGACACAtccctttctcttccttcgCAATCGCAGAACTACCAGCAGCCACTTGACTTTGTTGTTGCCGAAGACGAACGCATTTTCTTCAAGGTAACAGGTACTCACACAGTTTATCTCACCGGAAACTACGTCCTTCCTCTCGATGAACGTGATGACGAGGAAAgtgaggaggaagatgatgaatACGACCTGTCCCCGGATGAAGATGAGCTCGCCCTCCTGGAAGGGGATGAAGAGGAGAGCGATGATCTCGATGACCTGGAAAATCCTCGAATTATGGAAATCGAtactgatgaagaagagaaacTCTCAACAAAGACTCCTAAAAAGGGCAGTAAGGGAAAAAACAAGCGACTAGCAGAGGATTCAGATGAGAATCTCGACGATATGATGTCCAAATCCATGAAACCCGCCACCAACGGAGAGCAGCCCCTCAGCAAGAAGCAACAAAAGAagctcaagaagaataatggGGAGGCAGCCGAGGTGGCACAGAAACCCGCAGAGGCCAAGCAGTCTCCAGCTGCTGGAAAGTCGGACAAGAAGGTCCAGTTCGCCAAGAATCTCGAACAGGGTCCAACTGGCTCCACCCATCAGAAAAAGGAGGCTACTAAGCCAGAAATCATCGTGAAGGAAGTCCAGGGTGTCAAGATTGAAGATAGGAAGCAAGGAAAAGGTCCTGCCGCCAAGAGGGGCGACAGGGTGTCGATGCGTTACATTGGCAAGCTTGAGAACGGGAAGGTATTTGATTGTAAGTGGTCCTTGGTTTATTGGACGTAGAACCAGTACCTTGCTGACAGTCGCCGTTGCAGCCAACAAAAAGGGGAAACCGTTCTCGTTCAAGGTCGGTTCCGGCGAAGTGATCAAGGGGTGGGATATCGGCATCCCCGGAATGGCCGTTGGCGCTGAGCGAAGAATCACCATCCCACCGCATCTCGCATACGGCAAGATGGCGCAGCCTGGAATCCCCGCCAACTCGAAACTTGTCTTTGACGTGAAACTCCTCGAAATCAAATAGATTTCCTGTGTTAATTGTGTTGCTATTCCCACAGTTTCATTTCGTTCCTGTTGAGACTAGGTAacctgctgctgctgtcttCACAGTGCTAATTGTTTTGtataaaaaaagaacaagctcATCCCTCGGCGTTTTACTTGTCACATTTAACATTCTACTGTTCGTGTCGAGACATCTGCCGCGGCTTCAAGGTGCACTCACCTGGGCATAGGGAAGGATTCTCGCGCAGGGAGTTGGGAGACGGGCCTGGATATTACCGAGTGGGTTCCTGTTCTTTGAGTAGTTAATACTAGTATGATCTGAGACAAAAGATTTCTTCATGTTTTATGCAGGATACATTGATTCTAGTTAGCCACAGTGAGTCCTAATTTTTCTATCCTTCTCTTTGGCCGTCCAGGGCAACGGGAGGTGGTTAGGTTGGTGACTGTGAAGTTTTGAGATCCAGGTTTTGTTGTTTACAACCTCTCCTCACCACTCTCTGATCACCTGCATTCAATTCCAAGTTGCAACAGCAAAAAGCTGTTGGAGGAAAACTAAAGTCTCTGATGAACCATTTTCCATTCCAGACCAAAGATGCATCTGAACAGCCCATTGGCGGATCTTGTTTCCCTCTATTCGCAGTGCTTTGATGCTATCTTGGCCTCCATCAGATGGCTGCCAATGAGTACACACTCCGGCTGTGGAAGCCAATGTGCCCCATGGAGCTGCCAGAATACATGCACCGTCTCTTTAACCGTTCAATGCGGTACTGCGAAAGCGCCTTCCTCGCGTCATGAAGCGGTCTCGGCTTCCCGCTGCTGATGGAGGCTTGTTCCTTCTTTCGAGTCGAGGCAAAGACGCTCCTTGACGACGGCTTACTTCGAGATGGCCGTTTTCAGGCTTCATTTACTTTGCTGTGTCTCTGTGCTTTGAATGAAGCACTCTGCATGCGTTATCACTTTGATTAGGCGCTAGGGGTGAGCTGGGCTAATCCAGGCCCTCTGCTGGCTCTCGTTCTCTATATTCATAACATACTGCTCCTACGACGTTATAATGGTCGTTCGACGGAGAGCTACCTTCTCCGAGACACTCTTTGAAAATCTCGCACAACAGAAACCTACTGAGCCTGAGGTAGAAAACCCGGAGCATTCAGTCAACTCGGTGACGTCGACTTCGGAAAGCTCGAGTGGAACTTCTCGAAGTAGAGACAGTGTTCGACGCTTCTTGAAGAGGAGCAGGTCGAAACTGTTGTCGATGTTAAGACTTCGGAGCAACTGCAGTGGCACAGGTATAATTTCCGTCTGATATTATCATTACAATGCTTGGTATTGACTCTATCCCAGGAGAAAAAATGACACTCCCTCGCCAGCCAGAGCACAGTTCACAAAAAGTTAGGGCAAGCTATGACCAGGGTGCCTCCAGTAGGGTTGTCACCTATCCCCTGGCTCATCGTGGAAATCGCGATGCGGATGGGATTCCTGGGATATTGCTAGCGCCATCCCGGCCCTTGAAGCTCCTTTGTGATCTGACAAGTTACCACAATAGAGGTAAAAGGTGTACGAATAAACATCATTCAGAAGATGGTCACCAGGCCATCGAAGTGGAAAATCTAGGCTGCAAACCTTCGACCCTCCATGTTCCTCGTCGACATTCCAGTCCTGGCTTCACGAACATTTTGTCTCGCAGATTTTCTACAACATTCGGCCATCCTACCGTAATTCACCGTTCAGATCTGCGCAGACGGCCCAGTATCCACAGCTTTTCTTTTACGCCTCCTGCATCCAATACACCTGACCTGCAAAGGTTAGGGGATAACGCCCAAGATGACACAGACTCTTCCTCAGTGCATAGCACCTCGTCTCCTCGAACACAGTCGACCAACCCTACTTCTGACGGTGCGCCGGTGACGCCCTTGCCAAAGATGTTAGATAAAGCTAGCCAGAAGAACGGAGAATACTTTTCAGGTTCCGACACATCTGAGAACAAAATCAACCAACTCAATAAAATATCCCCATCTATTGTTACTGTTGAGGCTGCTGCTTCCGCGAAAATCTTTTTCGAGACTTACTTCAACGAATTGTTCTCCGTGGAGTCTCCACGCTCCGAGCGTCAGCGCGAACTAGAAGAACGACTGTATCTGTTAAACCTGCCGATAGAAGAGCATGTTAGAGCAAAACAGGCGTGGTACCGGCAGGAAAGCGACCATCTCCGACAGGATCGCCTCCTGAAAAGTCGGTCAAATTGCCCGAAAGCTAGGGAGAGTATCTCTGTGGCTGGATACGAATGTATCAAAGTTCTTGGAAAGGGCAGCTTTGGAGTCGTTCGCCTTGTGAGGGAGAAGCACACAGGAGATATCGTCGAGACCCCGAAACCAGAGTCTTATGCGACTCAAAGCCATAGAAGGCCCAGTACCTTTGATGCTCTAAAATCAGCAGTCGATGGGGCTAGAAGCTCTCGTCGTAAGGATCTGGACAGATCAAAAAAGGATGTTTTCGCAATGAAGGTCATTCGGAAGTCTGATATGATACGAAATTGTCAGGAAGGGCATTTACGGGCAGAGAGAGATTTTCTTGTCGCTTCAACAAAATCCCGATGGATAGTCCCGCTGGTCGCTAGCTTTCAAGATACGCATAGTCTCTATCTTGTCATGGACTACATGGTTGGCGGGGACTTTCTTAGTTTGCTAATAAGGAAGAACATTTTGAGCGAGGACGTTACCAGATGGTACATTGCTGAGATGATTCTTTGCGTGGAAGAGACTCATCGCCTCCGGTGGATTCATCGAGATGTCAAGCCTGATAACTTCCTTATCTCAGCTTCTGGGCACCTAAAAATATCCGATTTTGGCCTTGCCTTTGACGGACATTGGTCTCATGATCAAGCATACTACACGAATCAAAGGCAATCATTGATGTCGAAGCTGGGAATACAGGTCGAAGGAGACGACAAGGACCGCAAAGCAGCTCAAGAGGTCGCTCATAGTGCTGGTACCGAGTTACCAAGGCGAGAGTCCGGTAAAAATCACGATCGACTACCCTCAATTCCCAGCCCTGGACCAAATGATGATATTCTCTGCTGGCGAAATCGGAAGCAAAGGAAGAAACTTGCAAGGAGTGTTGTAGGCACCAGCCAGTACATGGCACCAGAAGTTATTAGGGGTGAGTTTTACGAC
This window harbors:
- the FPR4 gene encoding peptidylprolyl isomerase fpr4 (EggNog:ENOG410PFCG~COG:O~BUSCO:10668at33183) produces the protein MSGTQPVALYAAKVPPGGILVPAVPNASAMFRVTMAAIDPDALPELEDEASAHKPPRATLKIVRPPPGLDLDDDEDDEDYSDIEDDDASSDDEANGGPSDPTKAKLAKQAAKLKEMEGAMDEDEDDSDGDDIDLKAAISKLIKGKGKVTDDSGSEGSDDLELEEVVVCTLDPEKNYQQPLDFVVAEDERIFFKVTGTHTVYLTGNYVLPLDERDDEESEEEDDEYDLSPDEDELALLEGDEEESDDLDDLENPRIMEIDTDEEEKLSTKTPKKGSKGKNKRLAEDSDENLDDMMSKSMKPATNGEQPLSKKQQKKLKKNNGEAAEVAQKPAEAKQSPAAGKSDKKVQFAKNLEQGPTGSTHQKKEATKPEIIVKEVQGVKIEDRKQGKGPAAKRGDRVSMRYIGKLENGKVFDSNKKGKPFSFKVGSGEVIKGWDIGIPGMAVGAERRITIPPHLAYGKMAQPGIPANSKLVFDVKLLEIK
- a CDS encoding uncharacterized protein (EggNog:ENOG410PI2I~COG:T~BUSCO:1604at33183), whose product is MVVRRRATFSETLFENLAQQKPTEPEVENPEHSVNSVTSTSESSSGTSRSRDSVRRFLKRSRSKLLSMLRLRSNCSGTGEKMTLPRQPEHSSQKVRASYDQGASSRVVTYPLAHRGNRDADGIPGILLAPSRPLKLLCDLTSYHNRGKRCTNKHHSEDGHQAIEVENLGCKPSTLHVPRRHSSPGFTNILSRRFSTTFGHPTVIHRSDLRRRPSIHSFSFTPPASNTPDLQRLGDNAQDDTDSSSVHSTSSPRTQSTNPTSDGAPVTPLPKMLDKASQKNGEYFSGSDTSENKINQLNKISPSIVTVEAAASAKIFFETYFNELFSVESPRSERQRELEERLYLLNLPIEEHVRAKQAWYRQESDHLRQDRLLKSRSNCPKARESISVAGYECIKVLGKGSFGVVRLVREKHTGDIVETPKPESYATQSHRRPSTFDALKSAVDGARSSRRKDLDRSKKDVFAMKVIRKSDMIRNCQEGHLRAERDFLVASTKSRWIVPLVASFQDTHSLYLVMDYMVGGDFLSLLIRKNILSEDVTRWYIAEMILCVEETHRLRWIHRDVKPDNFLISASGHLKISDFGLAFDGHWSHDQAYYTNQRQSLMSKLGIQVEGDDKDRKAAQEVAHSAGTELPRRESGKNHDRLPSIPSPGPNDDILCWRNRKQRKKLARSVVGTSQYMAPEVIRGEFYDGRCDWWSIGIILYECLYGFTPFAAKTRHDTKQRILHHYQTLYFPTDRPSDHLISDDAIDLIIQILQEKEYRLCSEKYILNDYVHSGRIPGELLNYPADKTSRNYRGHYVYPDDAADIKNHPFFKAVRWDELHYRSPPFVPKVKAGDDTKYFEGEQVSDAPDGPSEASLEEVDRSRGQTPNNSGKTQLDGPSVGCKAAGKLRNGILAGITVNLQSKSLKKKREKKRARDKVLRDDRVSKTALDMRKKSAFLGYSYRRPKDALLALELERGRRLVRTDQ